The following are from one region of the Hyalangium gracile genome:
- a CDS encoding bifunctional glycosyltransferase/class I SAM-dependent methyltransferase codes for MTAPSKQPRLLIFVIAYYAESTLRWVLERIPASVFQTYDCEVLVVDDASEDRTFEIGREYQENHPDIRMTVLRNEHNQGYGGNQKVGYAYAISEGFDFVAMVHGDGQYAPEELPRLMEPLRSSQADAVFGSRMMSRFGALKGGMPLYKYVGNKILTTVQNALLGTRLSEFHSGYRIYSVAALRRIPFQLNSNDFHFDTEIILQLLNSGARIQELSIPTYYGDEISRVNGMKYAKDVMLATVRNVLHRAGVLYQRRYDAISDDNRHYDLKLGYASSHSWALDAVPSGARVLDIGAGPGGMARELVNKGCTTAVVDQHPPAEPDPRIQVHVQNLDEPLRFSVKDYDHLLLLDVIEHLKDPERFLAELRQQFDYTPRKLVLTTPNVAFIVQRLMLLGGQFNYGKAGILDRTHTRLFTFRSLRHLLRDNGFRIKEVRGVPAPFPKVLGNGVLGKAALGANLALIRLSKSLFSYQIYVEAETTPDVSFVLKDSKEKSAMRAQQLRKTPPDGKGPASPEKPSQRPPRRTA; via the coding sequence ATGACCGCGCCGTCGAAGCAGCCTCGGCTGCTCATCTTCGTCATCGCCTACTACGCCGAGTCCACCCTGCGCTGGGTGCTGGAGCGCATCCCCGCATCGGTCTTCCAGACATACGACTGCGAGGTGCTCGTCGTCGACGACGCCTCCGAGGACCGCACGTTCGAGATCGGCCGCGAGTACCAGGAGAACCATCCGGACATCCGGATGACCGTCCTGCGCAACGAGCACAACCAGGGCTACGGCGGCAACCAGAAGGTGGGCTACGCCTACGCCATCTCCGAGGGCTTCGACTTCGTCGCCATGGTGCACGGCGACGGGCAGTACGCCCCCGAGGAGCTGCCGCGCCTGATGGAGCCCCTGCGCTCCAGCCAGGCGGACGCCGTCTTCGGCAGCCGGATGATGAGCCGCTTCGGCGCGCTCAAGGGCGGCATGCCGCTCTACAAGTACGTGGGGAACAAGATCCTCACCACCGTCCAGAACGCCCTGCTGGGCACCCGCCTGTCCGAGTTCCACAGCGGCTACCGCATCTACTCGGTGGCGGCGCTGCGCCGCATCCCCTTCCAGCTCAACTCCAACGACTTCCACTTCGACACCGAGATCATCCTCCAGCTGCTGAACTCGGGGGCGCGCATCCAGGAGCTGTCCATCCCCACCTACTACGGAGACGAGATCTCCCGGGTGAACGGGATGAAGTACGCCAAGGACGTGATGCTGGCCACGGTGCGCAACGTCCTCCACCGCGCCGGCGTGCTCTACCAGCGCCGCTACGACGCCATCAGCGACGACAACCGGCACTATGATCTCAAGCTCGGCTACGCGAGCAGCCACTCGTGGGCCCTGGACGCGGTGCCCAGCGGCGCCCGGGTGCTGGACATCGGCGCCGGCCCGGGAGGCATGGCGCGCGAGCTCGTCAACAAGGGCTGCACCACCGCCGTGGTGGACCAGCACCCGCCCGCCGAGCCCGACCCGCGCATCCAGGTCCACGTCCAGAACCTGGACGAGCCCCTGCGCTTCAGCGTCAAGGACTACGATCACCTGCTCCTGCTGGACGTCATCGAGCACCTCAAGGATCCCGAGCGCTTCCTCGCGGAGCTGCGCCAGCAGTTCGACTACACGCCGCGCAAGCTGGTGCTGACCACGCCCAACGTGGCCTTCATCGTCCAGCGCCTCATGCTGCTGGGCGGCCAGTTCAACTACGGCAAGGCCGGCATCCTGGACCGGACGCACACCCGCCTGTTCACCTTCCGCAGCCTGCGCCACCTGCTGCGCGACAACGGCTTCCGCATCAAGGAGGTCCGCGGCGTGCCGGCGCCCTTCCCGAAGGTGCTCGGCAACGGCGTGCTCGGCAAGGCGGCCCTCGGGGCGAACCTGGCCCTCATCCGCCTGAGCAAGTCGCTCTTCTCGTACCAGATCTACGTCGAGGCGGAGACGACGCCCGACGTGAGCTTCGTCCTCAAGGACTCGAAGGAGAAGAGCGCCATGCGGGCCCAGCAGCTGCGCAAGACGCCTCCGGATGGGAAGGGCCCCGCCTCCCCCGAGAAGCCCTCCCAGAGGCCACCGCGCCGCACGGCTTGA
- a CDS encoding FAD-dependent oxidoreductase: MRASTATPTDSSPTLTLGLPGFSFEDLYRPRGLRRLAERFDAWLTEHEPELFQAFDTYRKSGGTNLSGPAQSDLLIRVSRHVSRFIARLFNIEGDQQTLAQRLTGELPLFDYKRDFITRRVFKKGAADRPTLAEFPSLDARMRLLLQLGFPEAPMKEDPERGLATSILTLMDLERLFSGSLPADQQSRAEGLRSRWATLREALVATPEGREAFGSSLVTKGDDAAELQGVRALLSLADRWTFARALHPEQQHLFHTWPTHRLPKPLVFDQLVQLHRPDANLPEIAEGSEHHLRHRDGFKLTDRRGTPRDVMNEVDYCVICHEREKDSCSKGFKAKDPVAEGHSFKKNPLGIPLIGCPLDERISEAHALKREGNSVAALAMVVLDNPMCPGTGHRICNDCMKACIFQKQEPVNIPLAETATLTDVLDLPWGFEIYGLLTRWNPLNVRQPYALPYRGRNVLIVGMGPAGYTLAHYLLNEGFGVTGVDGLKIEPFEDELVGRNGKPLQPIHDWKRITRELDERVLEGFGGVSEYGITVRWDKNFLTLIHLTLARRENLRIYGGVRFGGTLTIDDAWKLGFDHIAIAAGAGRPTIIGMKNNLIRGIRKASDFLMALQLTGAFKRDSLANLQVQLPAIVIGGGLTGIDTATELMAYYPVQVERMIERHERLAAEIGEEAILARLDAEEKATYQTFLEHGRAVRAEREKAQAEGRAPDFIKLVRSWGGVSLVYRRSLTESPAYRLNHEEVVKALEEGIRFIERMSPTEALPDASGAVRGIRFERMVTKDGKLKGSGEFFELPARTVCVAAGTSPNVTYEKEYPGTFRLDANKEYFQGFDLAEEGEGFKLQPVEPASEDLLARVGFFTSYEKDGRFISFYGDNHPTYAGNVVKAMASAKDGYPQVSRLFARELKATDFSDELAQRKRDEQLAAHFGKMDEAFSSTVVAVNRLTPTIVEVVVKSPFAASHFEPGQFYRLQNFERLAPVVDGTRLTMEGLALTGAWVDKEKGLMGTIVLEMGSSSRLCAALKPGEPVVLMGPTGTPTEIGHNETVVLVGGGLGNAVLFSIARSLKAAGCRVLYFAGYRTRLDSFKQDEIEAGTDQIVWSVDGGELIQPRRPQDSAFRGNVVQAMVAYAQGTLGPKPFISFGEVDRIIAIGSDRMMRAVQEARHGVLQPFLKPEHEAIGSINSPMQCMMKEICAQCLQKHVDPRTGKETWVFSCFNQDQKLDQVDFVNLNQRLRGNTVLEKVSDVFLANLLQKAPTLKRV; this comes from the coding sequence ATGCGCGCTTCGACTGCCACCCCGACCGACTCCAGCCCCACCCTGACCCTGGGCCTGCCCGGGTTCTCCTTCGAGGACCTCTACCGTCCTCGCGGGCTGCGCCGGCTGGCGGAGCGCTTCGACGCCTGGCTGACCGAGCACGAGCCCGAGCTCTTCCAGGCCTTCGACACATACCGCAAGTCCGGAGGCACCAACCTCTCCGGCCCCGCCCAGTCGGACCTGCTCATTCGCGTCTCCCGCCACGTCTCCCGCTTCATCGCCCGCCTCTTCAACATCGAGGGCGACCAGCAGACCCTGGCGCAGCGCCTCACGGGCGAGCTGCCGCTGTTCGACTACAAGCGCGACTTCATCACCCGCCGCGTCTTCAAGAAGGGCGCGGCGGACCGGCCCACGCTGGCCGAGTTCCCCTCGCTCGATGCCCGGATGCGCCTGCTGCTGCAGCTCGGCTTCCCCGAGGCCCCGATGAAGGAGGACCCCGAGCGCGGGCTGGCCACCTCCATCCTCACCCTGATGGACCTCGAGCGCCTCTTCTCCGGCTCGCTGCCCGCCGACCAGCAGTCGCGCGCCGAGGGCCTGCGCTCCCGCTGGGCCACCCTGCGAGAGGCCCTCGTGGCCACCCCGGAGGGCCGCGAGGCCTTCGGCTCCAGCCTCGTCACCAAGGGAGATGACGCCGCCGAGCTGCAGGGCGTGCGCGCCCTCCTCTCGCTGGCGGACCGCTGGACGTTCGCTCGCGCGCTCCACCCGGAGCAGCAGCACCTGTTCCACACCTGGCCCACGCACCGGCTGCCCAAGCCGCTGGTGTTCGATCAGCTCGTCCAGCTCCACCGCCCGGACGCGAACCTGCCGGAGATCGCCGAGGGCTCCGAGCACCACCTGCGCCACCGCGACGGCTTCAAGCTCACCGACCGCCGCGGCACCCCGCGCGACGTGATGAACGAGGTGGACTACTGCGTCATCTGCCACGAGCGCGAGAAGGACTCCTGCTCCAAGGGCTTCAAGGCGAAGGACCCGGTCGCCGAGGGCCACTCCTTCAAGAAGAACCCGCTGGGCATCCCCCTCATCGGCTGCCCGCTGGATGAGCGCATCTCCGAGGCCCACGCCCTCAAGCGCGAGGGCAACTCGGTGGCGGCGCTCGCCATGGTGGTGCTGGACAACCCCATGTGCCCCGGCACCGGCCACCGCATCTGCAACGACTGCATGAAGGCCTGCATCTTCCAGAAGCAGGAGCCGGTGAACATCCCCCTGGCGGAGACGGCCACCCTCACGGACGTGCTGGACCTGCCCTGGGGCTTCGAGATCTACGGCCTGCTCACGCGCTGGAACCCCCTCAACGTCCGCCAGCCGTACGCGCTGCCGTACCGAGGCCGCAACGTGCTCATCGTCGGCATGGGCCCGGCCGGGTACACGCTGGCGCACTACCTGCTCAACGAGGGCTTCGGCGTCACTGGCGTGGACGGCCTGAAGATCGAGCCCTTCGAGGACGAGCTGGTCGGCCGCAACGGCAAGCCGCTCCAGCCCATCCACGACTGGAAGCGCATCACCCGCGAGCTGGACGAGCGCGTGCTCGAGGGCTTCGGCGGCGTGTCCGAGTACGGCATCACCGTTCGCTGGGACAAGAACTTCCTCACGCTCATCCACCTGACGCTGGCGCGCCGGGAGAACCTGCGCATCTACGGCGGCGTGCGCTTCGGTGGCACCCTCACCATCGACGACGCGTGGAAGCTGGGCTTCGATCACATCGCCATCGCCGCGGGAGCCGGCCGCCCCACCATCATCGGGATGAAGAACAACCTCATCCGGGGCATCCGCAAGGCGAGCGACTTCCTGATGGCGCTGCAGCTCACGGGTGCCTTCAAGCGGGACTCGCTGGCCAACCTCCAGGTGCAGCTGCCAGCCATCGTCATCGGCGGCGGCCTCACCGGCATCGACACGGCCACGGAGCTGATGGCCTACTACCCGGTGCAGGTGGAGCGGATGATCGAGCGCCACGAGCGCCTGGCGGCCGAGATCGGCGAGGAGGCCATCCTCGCGAGGCTGGACGCGGAGGAGAAGGCCACCTACCAGACGTTCCTGGAGCACGGGCGGGCGGTTCGCGCCGAGCGCGAGAAGGCCCAGGCGGAGGGCCGCGCCCCGGACTTCATCAAGCTGGTGCGCAGCTGGGGCGGCGTGAGCCTGGTGTACCGCCGCAGCCTCACCGAGTCGCCCGCCTACCGCCTCAACCACGAGGAGGTGGTGAAGGCGCTCGAGGAGGGCATCCGCTTCATCGAGCGCATGAGCCCGACGGAGGCCCTGCCGGACGCCTCGGGCGCGGTGCGCGGCATCCGCTTCGAGCGCATGGTGACGAAGGACGGCAAGCTCAAGGGCAGCGGTGAGTTCTTCGAGCTGCCCGCGCGCACCGTCTGCGTGGCGGCGGGCACCTCGCCCAACGTCACCTACGAGAAGGAGTACCCTGGCACCTTCCGGCTCGACGCCAACAAGGAGTACTTCCAGGGCTTCGATCTGGCGGAGGAAGGCGAGGGCTTCAAGCTCCAGCCGGTGGAGCCCGCCAGCGAGGATCTGCTGGCCCGGGTGGGCTTCTTCACCTCGTACGAGAAGGACGGGCGCTTCATCTCCTTCTACGGAGACAACCACCCCACCTACGCGGGCAACGTGGTGAAGGCCATGGCCAGCGCCAAGGACGGGTACCCCCAGGTGTCCCGCCTCTTCGCCCGCGAGCTGAAGGCCACGGACTTCTCGGACGAGCTGGCCCAGCGCAAGCGGGACGAGCAGCTGGCGGCCCACTTCGGGAAGATGGACGAGGCGTTCAGCTCCACGGTGGTGGCCGTCAACCGGCTCACGCCCACCATCGTCGAGGTGGTGGTGAAGTCGCCCTTCGCTGCGAGCCACTTCGAGCCCGGCCAGTTCTACCGCCTGCAGAACTTCGAGCGCCTGGCCCCCGTGGTGGACGGCACGCGGCTGACGATGGAGGGCCTGGCCCTCACCGGCGCGTGGGTGGACAAGGAGAAGGGGCTGATGGGCACCATCGTGCTGGAGATGGGCTCCTCCTCTCGCCTGTGCGCCGCGCTCAAGCCGGGCGAGCCCGTGGTGCTCATGGGCCCCACCGGCACGCCCACGGAGATCGGCCACAACGAGACGGTGGTGCTCGTGGGTGGCGGCCTGGGCAACGCGGTGCTCTTCTCCATCGCCCGCTCGCTCAAGGCGGCCGGCTGCCGCGTCCTCTACTTCGCCGGCTACCGGACCAGGCTGGACAGCTTCAAGCAGGACGAGATCGAGGCCGGCACGGACCAGATCGTCTGGTCCGTGGACGGCGGAGAGCTCATCCAGCCCCGGCGCCCGCAGGACTCCGCCTTCCGAGGCAACGTCGTCCAGGCGATGGTGGCCTACGCGCAGGGCACGCTGGGGCCCAAGCCGTTCATCTCCTTCGGCGAGGTGGACCGCATCATCGCCATCGGCTCGGACCGGATGATGCGCGCGGTGCAGGAGGCCCGCCACGGCGTGCTGCAGCCCTTCCTCAAGCCCGAGCACGAGGCCATCGGCTCCATCAACTCGCCGATGCAGTGCATGATGAAGGAGATCTGCGCCCAGTGCCTCCAGAAGCACGTGGACCCGCGCACGGGCAAGGAGACGTGGGTCTTCTCCTGCTTCAACCAGGACCAGAAGCTGGACCAGGTGGACTTCGTGAACCTGAACCAGCGCCTGCGCGGCAACACCGTGCTGGAGAAGGTCTCCGACGTCTTCCTGGCGAACCTGCTCCAGAAGGCGCCGACCCTCAAGCGCGTCTAG